A segment of the Fusobacterium perfoetens genome:
TTTTAAATTTGCTATCTTTATAATCAGATCTTTTTCTCCGTCAAAATCTTTAGGAATAGTTATTCTAAGCCCATTTGTTGGATAAATAATTTTTATTCCTTTTTTCTTAGAAGCATTTCCAAAGATATTTGATACATCAAAACCATTTCTTATAAAAAAGTTTATAACCTCTATTGGATAGTTAAGAATTATTTTTTCTTTTCTATTTAGAAAATTTTTATCTCTGGAGTCAATCTCTTGCCCATTATCATCTACAAATATTTTTTTGTAGTATGGAGAAGTTCTCAAAGGTTTAGCATCGTTAGGATATAAAATCTCCTTTGATGGAATTTGATATTTTAGACGATATCCAGTTTCTTCATCTACTTTTATTTTTACAAGGTCATTTGGCTTTTGGAATTCTTTTTGTTTTTTTGGTAAAATTTTCATTATCCTAAATAAAAGATTTCCTGCACTATAAACTCCTGTAAGATTGGAGTTTCCTTCCCCTGTAAAATTTCCTACCCAGATAACTAAAGTCCAGTCAGGTGTTACACCAACTGCCCAACCATCTCTTCTTCCGTGGCTAGTCCCAGTCTTCCAAGAGATTGGATTTTTTTCTTTATAGAGAGTTTCCATTCCCGGTCTTTCTAATTTTTTAATAGTATTCAAAGTTAAATATGAGGCACCCTTTGACAGATGTCTATTTTCTTTTAAAAAATTTCTAGTTCCTACATCTATATATATAGGAGATCTGAAATCTCCAAAATTGGCAAGTCCAGAATATAATTTTCCTATCTCCTCCATAGTAAATTCTTTTGTTCCTAGTATTAGAGATAATCCATATCTTGCTGGATTGTCATCACTAAATCCCAAAACTTCCTTTAAGAAATAAAAAAACTTTTCCTCACCATACTCCTTCAAAAGCTCAACAAATGGAATATTTAAAGATTTTATCAAAGCATCTTGAATTTCAACTATTCCATAATATTTTTTATTGGCATTTTGTGGGCTAAAATTCACAAAATAAAGGGGTACATCTGGAACTTTTGAACATGGAGCAATTAATCCCTCATCAATAGCCACAGCATAAAGGAAAGGTTTTAGAAGTGATCCCGGAGATCTTTTTGCAATTATCCCGTCTACTTGTCCATTATTTTCAAAATCATAAAAATCTTGCGAGCCTATATATGATTTTATCTCAGAACTTTTATTATCTATAAGAAGTACACTTAAGTTTTTTATCCCTTGGGTTTTTAAAAAGTCTGAATAATCCTTTGATATTTTTTCTATTTTTTCTTGTAGCTCACTATCAATAGTAGTTTTTATTATTTTTTCTTTTCTCTCTTCTATAACTCTCCTTGTAAGATGTGGAGCTAAATTTTTAAAAGAGTATCTTTTATCAGGTAATGGCTCTTTCAAAGAGATTTCATACTGCCTTTTATTTATTATTTTTTTATCATAAAGTTTCTTCAGCAAAAAATCTCTTTTTTTAAGGAGTTTATTTTGATTTTTTTCCACATTCATAAGCCCTGGAGAATTTGGAAGAACTGCGAGCAGTGTAGATTCTCCCCAAGTAAGTTCATCAGGTTTTTTCTGAAAATACAAATATGATGCTGTTTTATATCCTACAATATTTCCACCATAAGGAGCGTTGTTAAGATACATTCTAAGTATCTCATCTTTTTCAAAAAATTTATCAATCTTTATAGCTTGAATAATCTCAATATATTTATTAAAAATATTTCTTTCCTTTGGCTTAAGGGATTTTGCCACCTGCATAGTTATTGTACTAGCTCCTGTTTTTCTTCTTTTTATAAGATTATCTCTTACAGCTCTTATAAGAGATGTAAAATCCACACCAAAATGTTTATAAAAATCTTTATCTTCATAATTTATCACAGATATTTTTAATTTTTCTGGAATTTCGTCGATACTTTTTAAATGCCACTGCTCATCTTTATTAAGTGAAACTCCTATTATTTCCCCTTTATCATCAAGGACAGACACACTGTATCTGTCCTCAAAAATTTTTTCTACATTATATATATTAAAATTAAAATATATATATCCACTTATTCCAAAGAGCAAAATAATAGGTAAAACTAATATTTTACAAATTTTTTTCATTATTTAACCTCTACTTCAAATCCCTTCAGATAAGCTTGATAATTTTTATCATACATTGCCTCTGCTTTTGTTCCAGGGAAATCAAATTTTCCTTTTGTTACAACATTTACCTTGATAAAGAAACTTTCATTAGAGTCATTATAACTGTCATAATCAAAGAACCACATAACTCTGTCATCTCTTATATCTTCATAATCTATATTTTCTTTTAATTTCGATAAAATCCACTCTGGATATTCTCCGTTCACTGCTCTTATATTTTCTATCTCCCAACCAGTTGGTAAGATTTGCACAAGAGCCATCTCATTTATATAGAAAGATTTTTCTTTATCAGTAGGAAGTAACTTAATTTCTAGCCAAAAACTATCTCCAGATGATAAAATTTTAGGGTCAATAACATTTCCATTGATGTCATAATAATTTCTTTCAATTTTTATATTTTTTTCTATATCTTCCATTTGATAATTTATAGGAACACCTTCCCAAGAATATTCTAAGAAAATATTATTTTCACTTCTAGAAACTATTTTTATATTTTTAGAAGTTTCAGGAATACTAGTTCCATAAATTCCATTTTGAGTTTTAAATGGTATTCTTTCGCTGTCTATTAAAATATCTCCCTCTACCTCTTGAGAAATTCCACCATTTGTTAATTTTGCAAGGGTCATCAAAGAGTAACCTAAACTTTGAGTCGATAACCATTCATCAGATTTTATCTCATTTAAAATTTCATTATATAATTTTTTATCAACTTTTCCAAAAATATTATAATAAGCACCTAAAATTATAGATTTATCACGAATATCAGAGCCATAAGAATAATTTCTAAACTCTTCATTATTGTTAATAGAAAAATCTAATTTATCTCCTATCTCTTTAGCTAGTTTTTCCTCTCCAATATTTTTATAAGCTGAGGCGATAAACCATTTGCTTATATTATTTAATTTATCAAAATAATTTTCATAAATCATATTTAATTGGCTAACCTCTGGAGTATCAGTCAATGATAAAATATAGATTGCATAGGCTCTTATATTAAAATCTACATCAGAAGATTTTGTAAGTTTTCTTGTAAAATCTCTCCATCTCTCATACATATCATTTGGTATATAATAACCTAGATTTTTTGCCTCTACTAAGAAATATCCCACATAATTTGTTGCCCAAATATCAGTTTCTCCACCAATCCAATAAGCAAAAGATCCATCATAAAGTTGGAATTTAATAAGTCTTTCTATTCCACCGTTAATATTTTTTAAAATCTCAGCTCTATTAAATCTTTGACTTCTTGTTAATCTATCAATATAAATTTGTGGGAACATTGTAGAAGTAGTTTGTTCTACACAGCCATAAGGATATCTTATAAGCCAACTTAATCTTTTATCTATTCCAAGAATTGGAGCATTAGAGATAGTTATATAAGATTTTACAGTTCCTTTTATATAATCTTTTGGTTGCTCGTAAGAAATTTCCTCAGATTTTTTCAAAATTTTAGTTTCTTCATTATATATATATGGGTTATTTGAATTGATATTTATATCCACCACATCTTCATAAGAGTAATCCTTTGACAAAATAGATATTTTTATCTTACTGTTTCCAACTTCATTTAGAACTTTTTCATTAAAGTATATAGTTTTATTTTCTTTTTTAGAAAAATCTAATTTTTGACTTTGGATTTTTCCAAAACTTTCTACTTTTACTTGGACTTCTCCTAAATTTTCTTCAAGAGCAAAAACTTTAATCGGAATTTGAAACTCATCTTGAACTTTTAAATTTCTTGGAAGAGTAATATCAGCTACAACAGGAGCTTTCACAATAATTTCGCTTTCAACATTTCCATATTTTTGTGAATCTACACCAACTACCATTACTTTTACAGCTCCCATATAGTTAGGCATCTCAAACTCTACCTCTCCAAAGCCATTTTCATCTGTTTCCAAAACACCTTTAAACATTGAAACAGGTTTAAATCTTTGTACATCTT
Coding sequences within it:
- the pbpC gene encoding penicillin-binding protein 1C, translated to MKKICKILVLPIILLFGISGYIYFNFNIYNVEKIFEDRYSVSVLDDKGEIIGVSLNKDEQWHLKSIDEIPEKLKISVINYEDKDFYKHFGVDFTSLIRAVRDNLIKRRKTGASTITMQVAKSLKPKERNIFNKYIEIIQAIKIDKFFEKDEILRMYLNNAPYGGNIVGYKTASYLYFQKKPDELTWGESTLLAVLPNSPGLMNVEKNQNKLLKKRDFLLKKLYDKKIINKRQYEISLKEPLPDKRYSFKNLAPHLTRRVIEERKEKIIKTTIDSELQEKIEKISKDYSDFLKTQGIKNLSVLLIDNKSSEIKSYIGSQDFYDFENNGQVDGIIAKRSPGSLLKPFLYAVAIDEGLIAPCSKVPDVPLYFVNFSPQNANKKYYGIVEIQDALIKSLNIPFVELLKEYGEEKFFYFLKEVLGFSDDNPARYGLSLILGTKEFTMEEIGKLYSGLANFGDFRSPIYIDVGTRNFLKENRHLSKGASYLTLNTIKKLERPGMETLYKEKNPISWKTGTSHGRRDGWAVGVTPDWTLVIWVGNFTGEGNSNLTGVYSAGNLLFRIMKILPKKQKEFQKPNDLVKIKVDEETGYRLKYQIPSKEILYPNDAKPLRTSPYYKKIFVDDNGQEIDSRDKNFLNRKEKIILNYPIEVINFFIRNGFDVSNIFGNASKKKGIKIIYPTNGLRITIPKDFDGEKDLIIKIANLKNQNLYWYLNGKYLDKTRDREKNLKLGNGKYQLTIISEEGDMEKINFEILR